A single window of Anas acuta chromosome 31, bAnaAcu1.1, whole genome shotgun sequence DNA harbors:
- the LOC137846161 gene encoding butyrophilin subfamily 1 member A1-like translates to MTGSVEGPLSCMIRSSRLQQERESSLHIAAPFFHNAQPWKVALALVLVLLAVSIGLGVYLFRKQVAQSRELAAKKDAELGEQAAEIEEKAERLKEQAAELAWRRCLLPQNRVKVTLDADTAHRELVLSEDQRSVRWESELKDIPDTDERFESRRCVLGYEEFRDGRHWWEVEVEGEGKRERNSCWAVGVARVSVKRKGVLNMNPEEGIWAVQYDEGQLMSLTSPRTPLSLSPVPTRIWVCLDCTQQHVSFINADNGVEIFTFTAANFDKKPIRPWFLLWTQGIQLCLRDSTPHTTSTALGGSCPSPDTPASPLLGSAGAAQE, encoded by the exons ATGACCGGTAGCGTGGAGGGGCCCTTGTCCTGCATGATCAGGAGCAGCCGCCTCCAGCAGGAGCGGGAATCATCCCTGCACATCGCAG ctcccttcttccacaaTGCACAGCCCTGGAAAGTGGCTCTGGCTCTGGTCCTCGTGCTTTTGGCTGTGTCCATTGGCCTCGGTGTTTATCTCTTCCGAAAGCAAG tggcACAGAGCCGAGAGCTGG CAGCGAAAAAGGATGCAGAACTGG ggGAACAAGCTGCAGAGATAG aagaaaaagctgaaagactGA aggaacaagctgcagagctgg catggagaaggtGTCTGCTGCCTCAAAATAGAG tgaaggTGACCCTGGATGCAGACACGGCTCATCGTGAGCTCGTCCTGTCGGAGGACCAAAGGAGTGTGAGATGGGAAAGTGAATTGAAGGACATTCCTGACACAGATGAGAGATTTGAGAGTCGGCGCTGCGTGTTGGGCTATGAGGAGTTCAGAGATGGGAGGCACTGgtgggaggtggaggtggagggggaggggaagagagaaaggaattCTTGCTGGGCTGTGGGAGTGGCCAGGGTATCTGTGAAGAGGAAGGGGGTGTTGAACATGAACCCTGAAGAAGGGATCTGGGCTGTGCAGTACGATGAAGGACAGCTCATGTCTCTCACATCTCCTCGCActcccttgtccctgtcccctgtccccacgaGGATCTGGGTCTGTCTGGACTGCACCCAGCAGCACGTGTCTTTTATCAACGCTGACAACGGAGTTGAGATCTTCACTTTCACAGCAGCCAACTTTGATAAAAAGCCCATCCGTCCCTGGTTCCTATTGTGGACACAGGGAATTCAGCTGTGCCTGAGGGACAGCACCCCCCACACCACGTccacagccctggggggctcctgcccttctccagacactcctgcatcacctctccttggttctgcaggagcagcacag
- the LOC137846162 gene encoding butyrophilin subfamily 3 member A2-like — protein MGLSWGCGCPSLTGHAFGFLTSLVTLHLLQLGSAQLRVEGPGHPVTATVEQDVVLPCHLSPQRDARSLEVRWIRRTISETVHHYRNGEDLYGEQMEAYSGRTELSRDSLSAGSLDLQITGLRPSDDGLYVCTVEDADAYNEAVVELEVSATGADPHLSLGGYEDGGVRVLCRSAGWYPLPQMLWRDARGQHLPSVSQTHSQDQEGLFEIEGAVIVTGSMEGSLSCVVRNSRLQQERESSLHIAAPFFLNAQPLIVVLALVLVLLAVSIGLGVYLFRKQATQATELEKKDAKLEKQAAELAEQAADLAWRKFVMSHNTVKVTLDSRTAHPQLILSQDKSSVRWETERQQVLDTPERFDSWCCVLGCEEFREGRHCWLVKVEGEQQEYAWWAVGVARTSVEKKKGIKICPQEGIWAVQYNEGQFVSLTSPHSPLSLSPVPTRICVCLDCTQGQVSFINADNGVEIYTFKEDSFNGESIRPWFLMETLGIQLCLKDSTPQTLSPNLGGSCPSPATPASPLLDPAGAAQE, from the exons cccagctcagagtgGAGGGACCAGGACACCCTGTCACTGCCACCGTGGAGCAGGatgtcgtgctgccctgccacttgtCCCCTCAACGCGATGCTCGCAGCTTGGAGGTCAGGTGGATTCGACGCACGATATCTGAGACAGTGCATCACTACCGCAATGGAGAGGACCTGTACGGGGAGCAGATGGAGGCATATTCTGGGAGGACAGAGTTGTCCAGAGATagtctctctgctggaagcctggaCTTGCAAATCACAGGGCTGAGACCCTCTGATGATGGCCTGTATGTCTGCACTGTGGAAGATGCTGATGCTTATAACGAAGCAGTTGTGGAGCTGGAGGTGTCAG CCACAGGCGctgacccccacctctccctggggGGCTACGAGGACGGAGGCGTCCGGGTGCTGTGTCGATCAGCCGGCTGGTACCCGCTGCCGCAGATGCTGTGGAGGGATGCTCGcgggcagcacctgccctcgGTCTCCCAGACACATTCCCAGGACCAGGAGGGGCTCTTTGAAATCGAAGGCGCCGTCATCGTGACCGGGAGCATGGAGGGATCCTTGTCCTGCGTGGTCAGGAACAGCCGCCTCCAGCAGGAACGGGAATCATCCCTGCACATTGCAG CTCCTTTTTTCCTCAACGCTCAGCCCTTGATAGTGGTTCTGGCCCTGGTCCTCGTGCTTTTGGCTGTGTCCATTGGCCTGGGTGTTTATCTCTTTCGAAAGCAAG CTACACAAGCtacagagctgg agaaaaaagatgcaaagctgG agaaacaagctgcagagctgg CGGAACAAGCTGCAGATCTGG catggaGAAAGTTTGTGATGTCTCATAATACAG TGAAGGTGACCCTGGATTCACGCACGGCTCATCCCCAGCTCATCCTGTCTCAGGACAAGAGCAGTGTGAGATGGGAAACTGAACGGCAGCAGGTTCTTGACACACCAGAGAGATTTGACTCTTGGTGCTGCGTGCTGGGCTGTGAGGAGTTCAGGGAGGGGAGGCACTGCTGGTTGGTGAAggtggagggagagcagcaagAATATGCTTGGTGGGCTGTTGGGGTGGCCAGGACATCtgtggagaagaagaaagggatCAAAATTTGCCCCCAAGAGGGAATTTGGGCTGTTCAGTATAATGAAGGACAGTTCGTGTCTCTCACATCTCCTCATTctcccttgtccctgtcccctgtccccacgaGAATCTGTGTCTGTCTGGACTGTACCCAGGGGCAGGTGTCTTTTATCAATGCTGACAATGGGGTCGAGATCTACACCTTCAAAGAAGACTCCTTCAATGGCGAGAGCATCCGCCCCTGGTTTTTGATGGAGACACTGGGAATTCAGCTGTGCCTGAAGGACAGCACACCCCAGACCCTGTCCCCAAacctggggggctcctgcccttctccagccactcctgcatcacctctccttgatcctgcaggagcagcacaggaatgA